The following are encoded in a window of Bacillus xiapuensis genomic DNA:
- a CDS encoding xanthine phosphoribosyltransferase: protein MQSLKDKIVQEGKVLSKDVLKVDSFLNHQIDPQLMKEMGQEFARLFAEEGITKILTIESSGIAPSVMTALELNVPAVFARKRQSLTLTEDLLTAEVYSFTKQQSNRIAVARQFLSKKDRVLIMDDFLANGQAALGLLDIAEQAGVYVAGIGIVIEKAFQDGGRLLREKNVRVESLVRVQSLKNGQVIFAEEATV from the coding sequence ATGCAAAGTTTAAAAGATAAAATCGTTCAAGAAGGCAAAGTGCTTTCAAAGGACGTTTTAAAGGTGGATTCCTTTTTAAACCATCAGATTGATCCGCAGCTGATGAAGGAAATGGGACAGGAATTTGCCCGCCTTTTTGCCGAAGAGGGCATTACAAAAATATTGACAATTGAATCTAGCGGGATAGCACCGAGTGTGATGACGGCATTAGAGCTGAATGTGCCGGCTGTTTTTGCTAGAAAGCGGCAATCTTTAACGTTAACGGAGGACTTGTTGACCGCTGAAGTGTATTCCTTTACGAAGCAGCAATCGAATCGAATAGCGGTGGCCCGTCAGTTTCTTTCCAAAAAGGACCGCGTGCTGATTATGGACGATTTCCTTGCGAATGGGCAAGCGGCACTTGGACTGCTGGATATCGCAGAGCAGGCTGGTGTTTATGTAGCGGGAATTGGTATTGTGATTGAGAAAGCCTTTCAGGATGGCGGGCGCTTACTAAGAGAAAAAAATGTTCGGGTTGAGTCACTGGTTCGTGTGCAATCTTTGAAAAATGGTCAAGTCATCTTTGCCGAGGAGGCGACTGTATGA
- a CDS encoding HAAS signaling domain-containing protein yields the protein MSKKQFLVELKRELRKISRNEKEEILQDYEEYFRMGLEEGKQESQIVESLGSPKEIAKELNAVYAMKMVDEEKSIRNMFAALFSMMGLSLMNSIVIAISLFFLLILTPFIAAYVIGVPIMILSPLILIVIGFVKGFSTIGIADILETMKGVIIGSLLAILGYYIAKFAAHLFIKYLRWNLSIARRKNI from the coding sequence GTGAGTAAAAAACAATTTTTGGTAGAGTTGAAAAGAGAATTACGGAAGATATCCAGAAATGAAAAAGAAGAGATTTTACAAGACTATGAGGAATATTTTAGGATGGGTCTAGAAGAAGGAAAACAAGAGAGTCAGATTGTAGAATCGCTTGGTTCACCTAAAGAAATTGCGAAAGAGTTAAATGCTGTATATGCAATGAAGATGGTAGATGAGGAAAAAAGTATAAGAAATATGTTTGCAGCATTGTTTTCGATGATGGGATTAAGTTTAATGAATAGTATCGTCATTGCAATTAGCTTATTTTTCTTGTTAATACTCACACCATTTATAGCAGCTTATGTCATTGGTGTCCCTATTATGATTCTTTCTCCGCTCATTTTAATTGTAATTGGGTTTGTAAAGGGCTTTAGTACAATTGGAATTGCAGATATTCTAGAGACGATGAAAGGCGTTATCATTGGTTCTCTTTTAGCTATCCTAGGATATTATATCGCCAAATTTGCTGCTCACCTATTCATTAAATATTTAAGATGGAATTTATCAATTGCAAGGAGGAAGAATATCTAA
- a CDS encoding carboxypeptidase M32, with translation MASIECMEKEFMEYVQKMQAYKETLHLLSWDLRTGAPAKGKKQRFQVIGMLSAELFHMSVSEEMAAYIANLSTAVDRLAPTTKILIKECQKEYEMNKKIPVDEYQEYTLWQSRSEMVWEQARISNDFGLIQPYLEKILQYKRRFIDYWGYEENKYDALLHLYEPGLTVRRLDEVFGRLKQELLPLVQKFPAADKNSPSFLTCRFPAEQQKAFCLEILEKFGFDFEAGRLDETVHPFAIGLNPGDVRITTRYDEHDFRVAIFGAFHEAGHAIYEQNIAPALVGTTVCDGASMGIHESQSLFYENFIGRSRAFWKRNYRLLQTYSSGQLDRVSEDEFYRSINVPQRSLIRMEADEWTYPVHIIIRYEIEKALINGELGVEDLPGVWNQKYSEYLQVVPDHHANGVLQDIHWYSGDFGYFPSYGIGYICAAQLHHYIKQDLPFEQLLEEGDFQPIKHWLTERIHRYGKTKTPAELIMSATGESLNPNYLMNYLLDKYKSLY, from the coding sequence ATGGCATCAATAGAGTGTATGGAAAAAGAATTTATGGAATATGTACAAAAAATGCAAGCCTATAAAGAAACTTTGCATTTATTATCGTGGGATTTGCGGACAGGGGCTCCCGCGAAAGGGAAAAAACAGCGTTTTCAAGTGATTGGGATGCTGTCAGCAGAGCTGTTTCATATGTCCGTTTCGGAAGAAATGGCTGCATACATCGCCAACTTGTCCACGGCGGTCGATCGCCTTGCTCCCACAACGAAAATTCTTATTAAAGAGTGTCAAAAAGAATATGAAATGAATAAGAAAATCCCCGTTGATGAATATCAAGAATATACCCTCTGGCAGTCGAGATCGGAAATGGTCTGGGAGCAGGCGAGAATATCCAATGACTTCGGCCTCATACAGCCTTATCTGGAAAAGATCCTGCAATATAAAAGAAGATTTATTGATTATTGGGGATATGAGGAAAATAAATACGATGCTTTATTGCATTTATACGAACCGGGACTGACTGTGCGCCGGCTGGATGAAGTGTTTGGCCGGCTGAAGCAAGAGCTGCTGCCGCTCGTTCAAAAGTTTCCTGCGGCGGACAAGAATAGTCCTTCATTCCTAACATGCCGTTTTCCTGCTGAGCAGCAAAAAGCATTTTGTCTGGAAATTTTAGAAAAATTCGGTTTTGACTTTGAAGCTGGAAGACTGGATGAAACCGTTCACCCATTCGCCATCGGGTTAAATCCGGGAGATGTCAGAATCACAACTCGCTATGATGAGCATGATTTTCGGGTGGCTATTTTCGGTGCTTTTCATGAAGCCGGCCACGCTATTTACGAACAAAACATTGCGCCTGCACTCGTTGGAACAACGGTCTGCGATGGAGCGTCCATGGGCATTCATGAATCGCAGTCTTTGTTCTATGAAAACTTCATCGGCCGCAGCCGGGCGTTTTGGAAGCGGAATTACCGCTTGCTGCAAACGTACAGCAGCGGCCAGCTTGATCGAGTGTCCGAGGATGAGTTTTATCGAAGCATCAATGTCCCGCAGCGCTCGCTGATTCGGATGGAAGCCGATGAATGGACGTATCCTGTCCACATCATTATTCGCTATGAAATCGAAAAAGCCTTAATAAACGGAGAATTGGGAGTCGAGGATTTGCCTGGAGTATGGAATCAAAAGTATAGCGAGTACCTGCAGGTGGTTCCAGATCACCATGCCAATGGAGTGCTTCAGGATATCCACTGGTATTCAGGAGATTTTGGCTACTTCCCTTCATATGGGATCGGGTATATATGCGCCGCGCAGCTTCATCATTACATAAAGCAGGATCTGCCATTTGAACAGCTGCTGGAAGAGGGGGATTTTCAGCCTATAAAGCACTGGTTAACCGAACGTATCCATCGTTACGGTAAAACAAAAACGCCAGCGGAATTGATCATGAGCGCGACTGGCGAAAGCTTAAATCCTAACTACTTAATGAACTATTTGCTGGATAAATACAAAAGCTTATACTAA
- a CDS encoding PadR family transcriptional regulator: MNVQFKKGVLELCVLVLLDKKDCYGYELVQAISKQIEISEGSVYPLLRRLTKEGYFTTYLQESSEGPSRKYYRITDHGRAYLSQLMDEWKAFSKGVNQLLKEAERK; the protein is encoded by the coding sequence TTGAATGTTCAATTTAAAAAAGGAGTGCTTGAACTATGCGTACTTGTATTACTTGATAAAAAGGATTGCTACGGATATGAACTTGTTCAGGCAATTTCAAAGCAGATCGAAATATCGGAGGGGTCTGTTTATCCTTTATTAAGAAGGTTGACAAAGGAAGGCTATTTCACAACTTATTTACAGGAATCAAGCGAAGGACCTTCAAGAAAATATTACCGGATAACTGATCACGGTCGTGCATACTTATCGCAATTGATGGACGAGTGGAAGGCGTTTTCTAAAGGCGTAAATCAATTATTAAAGGAGGCGGAGAGAAAGTGA
- a CDS encoding THUMP domain-containing class I SAM-dependent RNA methyltransferase: MSTYTLIATAAMGLEALVAAEVRNLGYECQTENGKVIFKGDESAIARCNLWLRTADRLKVVVGEFKAKTFDELFEATKALPWEEYLPADAEFPVQGKSVKSTLFSVPDCQAIVKKAIVERLKTKYKVQTWLEETGPLFKIEVALLKDKATLTIDTSGAGLHKRGYRIAQGGAPLKETLAAALVQLTNWHPDRPFVDPFCGSGTIPIEAALIGQNIAPGFNRDFISESWPWLTKDVWDTARLEAEDVANYDQPLDILGADIDHRMVEISRENAVEAGLGDLVQFKQMNVRDFTTAKEYGVIVGNPPYGERLGDRPEVESMYKAMGEVFAPYETWSVYILTSYEGFEACYGKQATKKRKLFNGFIRTDYYQYWGKRPPRNN; encoded by the coding sequence ATGTCAACATATACATTAATCGCAACCGCAGCTATGGGATTGGAAGCACTGGTAGCTGCTGAAGTAAGAAACCTTGGCTATGAATGTCAAACTGAGAATGGGAAAGTTATATTTAAAGGGGATGAGTCAGCCATCGCCCGCTGTAATTTATGGCTGAGAACAGCCGATCGCCTCAAAGTCGTGGTAGGAGAATTTAAAGCAAAAACATTTGATGAATTATTTGAAGCCACGAAAGCTCTGCCATGGGAAGAGTATTTGCCGGCGGATGCGGAATTTCCCGTTCAAGGCAAATCCGTGAAATCCACATTATTCAGCGTTCCAGACTGTCAAGCTATCGTTAAAAAAGCGATTGTAGAACGTTTGAAAACGAAATATAAGGTGCAAACATGGCTAGAGGAGACGGGTCCGCTTTTTAAAATTGAAGTTGCTTTATTGAAAGATAAAGCGACGTTAACGATTGATACAAGCGGCGCAGGCTTGCATAAACGCGGCTATCGGATTGCCCAGGGCGGTGCCCCTTTGAAAGAAACCTTGGCAGCGGCCCTCGTTCAACTAACCAACTGGCATCCTGACCGCCCGTTTGTCGATCCTTTTTGCGGCTCAGGGACGATTCCCATTGAAGCGGCTCTAATTGGCCAAAATATTGCGCCGGGATTTAACCGCGATTTCATTTCTGAAAGCTGGCCGTGGCTGACAAAAGACGTTTGGGATACTGCCCGGCTGGAGGCAGAGGATGTAGCCAACTATGATCAGCCGCTAGATATTTTAGGGGCGGACATAGATCACCGCATGGTTGAAATCTCGCGTGAAAATGCTGTTGAAGCAGGGCTTGGAGACCTTGTTCAATTTAAGCAAATGAATGTTCGTGATTTTACGACGGCAAAGGAATATGGTGTGATCGTCGGCAACCCTCCTTACGGAGAGCGGCTGGGTGACCGTCCTGAGGTGGAGAGCATGTACAAGGCGATGGGGGAAGTCTTTGCTCCGTATGAAACATGGTCGGTGTATATACTGACCTCATATGAAGGGTTTGAAGCCTGTTATGGAAAGCAAGCAACGAAAAAACGCAAATTGTTTAATGGTTTTATTCGCACCGATTATTATCAGTACTGGGGAAAGCGCCCTCCCCGCAATAACTAA
- a CDS encoding nucleobase:cation symporter-2 family protein: MKTAVAKTASLGLQHVLAMYAGAVIVPLIVGGALGLTPEQLTYLVSIDILMCGIATFFQVWKGRFVGIGLPVVLGCTFTAVGPMIAIGGSFGVSAVYGAILASGLFVLIVSSFFSQLVRFFPPVVTGSVVTIIGVTLIPVAMNNVAGGTGSSDFGSPVNLALAFGTLLLIIVLYRMSRGFIRSIAVLIGLVAGTAAAFMMGKVDITPVKEASWFHFVQPFYFGTPTFEGTAILTMILVAMVSLVESTGVYFAVGDICNKKLSEQDLAKGYRAEGLAIIMGAVFNAFPYTAFSQNVGLMQLSGVKSRNVIFYTAGFLIVLGFVPKIGAFTTIIPSAVLGGAMIAMFGMVVAQGIKMLSRVDMSSQENLLIIACSIAMGLGVTVVPDLFAHLPKSVKILTGNGIVAGSMTAIILNIIFNEIGGKAKQALKLTEQKIS; encoded by the coding sequence ATGAAAACGGCTGTTGCTAAAACCGCTTCATTAGGCTTGCAGCACGTCCTGGCTATGTACGCTGGAGCGGTCATTGTGCCGCTGATCGTTGGCGGAGCTTTGGGACTCACACCTGAGCAGCTTACTTATTTAGTTTCCATTGATATTCTCATGTGCGGAATAGCCACCTTTTTTCAAGTGTGGAAGGGGCGTTTTGTCGGGATTGGTTTGCCGGTTGTGCTCGGCTGCACGTTCACAGCTGTAGGGCCCATGATTGCCATCGGCGGATCTTTCGGTGTTTCTGCTGTTTATGGAGCCATATTGGCATCAGGGCTGTTTGTACTGATTGTTTCTTCCTTTTTCAGCCAGCTGGTTCGATTCTTTCCGCCGGTAGTGACCGGGTCGGTCGTCACCATTATTGGCGTGACACTCATTCCGGTTGCAATGAATAATGTGGCAGGCGGGACAGGCAGTTCGGATTTCGGTTCTCCCGTTAATTTAGCCCTCGCATTTGGCACATTGCTTTTAATCATTGTCCTGTATCGGATGTCTCGCGGATTTATCCGGTCTATTGCGGTTCTTATTGGCTTGGTGGCAGGAACAGCCGCTGCTTTTATGATGGGCAAGGTGGACATCACTCCGGTCAAGGAGGCCTCATGGTTTCATTTCGTGCAGCCGTTTTATTTTGGGACGCCAACTTTTGAGGGCACAGCGATTTTGACGATGATCCTAGTAGCGATGGTTAGTTTAGTGGAATCGACTGGCGTGTACTTTGCGGTGGGAGACATTTGCAACAAAAAGCTGAGCGAACAAGATTTGGCTAAAGGCTATCGCGCAGAAGGATTGGCCATCATCATGGGGGCGGTTTTCAATGCGTTTCCTTATACCGCCTTTTCGCAAAATGTTGGTTTAATGCAACTTTCGGGCGTGAAATCACGCAATGTCATTTTTTATACGGCGGGCTTTTTAATTGTGCTGGGGTTTGTGCCGAAGATCGGCGCGTTCACAACGATTATTCCTTCTGCAGTACTGGGCGGCGCGATGATTGCCATGTTTGGTATGGTGGTGGCTCAAGGAATTAAGATGCTGAGCCGGGTCGATATGTCCTCTCAAGAAAATTTATTAATCATTGCCTGTTCCATTGCCATGGGCCTTGGTGTGACCGTGGTTCCCGATTTGTTTGCTCACTTGCCCAAGAGCGTGAAAATCTTAACGGGGAACGGCATTGTTGCCGGCAGCATGACAGCCATTATATTGAATATTATCTTTAATGAAATCGGCGGAAAAGCCAAGCAAGCGTTGAAATTGACAGAACAAAAGATTTCATAA
- a CDS encoding type III polyketide synthase translates to MAKILAVQTAVPPYRIQQEEAKQLIYELYGKDNPKIRRLLSVFENGGIQTRYVSRPLEWFKQSHSFEEKNNGFIETAVELGGKAIKRCIEEAGVDYQDIDAIITVSTTGLAAPSLDARIMNQLPFSPTVTRIPLWGLGCGGGASGLARAYDYCRAYPQAQVLVLAVELCSLTFQLEDLSKSNIVGTSLFADGAACALVAGERSQSFLQEEKALPVIQAARTVLMKNSESVMGWTVKNDGFFVVFSKDIPTIVNTWLAPQVKQFFNQQDMSLDEIKHIIVHPGGKKVLDAYGECLRLSPLQLSISKQILEQYGNMSSVTVLFVLKKYLDQAITAGECGLALALGPGFSAYMLSLRWE, encoded by the coding sequence ATGGCAAAGATCCTAGCTGTGCAGACAGCGGTACCACCCTATCGAATTCAACAAGAAGAAGCAAAGCAATTGATTTATGAATTGTATGGGAAAGATAATCCAAAAATTAGACGGCTGCTGTCTGTCTTTGAAAATGGTGGCATACAAACGAGATATGTATCAAGACCGTTGGAGTGGTTTAAACAATCTCATAGCTTCGAAGAAAAAAACAATGGTTTCATCGAGACGGCAGTGGAGTTGGGCGGTAAAGCAATTAAACGTTGTATAGAGGAGGCGGGGGTGGATTATCAAGATATTGATGCGATTATAACCGTCTCAACAACCGGTCTGGCAGCTCCGAGCTTGGACGCGAGGATCATGAATCAATTGCCTTTCTCGCCAACGGTGACGAGAATTCCTCTTTGGGGCTTGGGCTGCGGAGGCGGTGCTTCAGGTTTGGCGCGCGCCTATGATTATTGCCGCGCTTATCCGCAAGCGCAGGTGCTAGTGCTTGCCGTCGAGCTGTGCAGTCTGACCTTTCAACTGGAAGACTTATCCAAAAGCAATATAGTCGGCACATCCTTATTTGCGGATGGAGCCGCTTGTGCGCTTGTCGCCGGAGAAAGAAGTCAATCATTTCTTCAGGAGGAAAAAGCTCTGCCTGTGATTCAGGCTGCACGGACGGTGCTGATGAAAAACTCTGAGAGCGTGATGGGATGGACGGTTAAGAATGATGGGTTTTTTGTTGTATTTTCAAAAGACATTCCGACGATTGTGAATACATGGCTAGCCCCTCAGGTGAAGCAATTCTTCAATCAGCAAGATATGTCATTAGATGAAATTAAGCATATCATCGTTCATCCCGGCGGAAAAAAAGTACTCGATGCCTACGGAGAATGCTTGCGGCTATCTCCCCTGCAGCTCAGCATTTCCAAACAAATCCTTGAGCAATATGGAAATATGTCGTCAGTGACGGTGTTGTTTGTTTTAAAGAAGTACCTCGATCAAGCGATCACAGCTGGGGAGTGCGGGCTTGCACTGGCTTTGGGGCCGGGATTTAGCGCATATATGCTTTCTTTGAGGTGGGAATAA
- a CDS encoding b(o/a)3-type cytochrome-c oxidase subunit 1, whose amino-acid sequence MKTPLAKVDRRDARLAMAHFYVAFAALALGGIAGLLQVFVRSGKFELPFNIGYYQVLTTHGVLLGLVLTTFFILGFQLAGVSRTAGALTSKQRSFAWLGFWVMLIGTAMSAAMILLNEASVLYTFYAPLKAHWIFYLGLTFVVVGSWLDGFSQVAKYVEWCKKHPKQPSPLFTFMAVINVALWFVATLGVAAEVLFQLLPWSLGWVERVDVLISRTLFWYFGHPLVYFWLLPAYMCWYVIIPKVVGGKIFSDSLARLSFILFLLFSIPVGFHHQLTEPGIDPFWKFLQVTLTFMVVIPSLMTAFSLFASFELYGRSRGAKGVFGWFKMLPWRDARFVVPFIGMVAFIPAGAGGLINASNQMNQVVHNTVWVTGHFHLTLATSVVLTFFGIAYWLVPHLTGRVLTPTMNRLAIVQAFTWALGMLIMSGAMHWAGLLGAPRRSAFSTYGDAPQALEWIPYQIAQAVGGTILFLGIILVLIIFVNLAWLAPKGEEEFPIGEVEKNAEPTPMVLENWKIWMTLTIALILIAYTIPVMDMFESGPLGSKGFKLW is encoded by the coding sequence ATGAAAACACCGTTAGCAAAGGTTGATCGCCGCGATGCACGGTTGGCAATGGCGCACTTCTATGTAGCCTTTGCCGCTCTAGCTCTTGGCGGAATAGCCGGACTGCTTCAAGTCTTTGTCCGCTCCGGCAAATTTGAACTGCCATTTAATATCGGCTACTATCAAGTGTTGACCACGCATGGCGTATTGCTCGGACTTGTTTTAACAACTTTCTTTATTCTCGGTTTTCAGCTGGCTGGCGTCAGCCGAACAGCAGGTGCTTTAACAAGCAAGCAGCGCAGCTTTGCTTGGCTTGGCTTTTGGGTAATGCTGATCGGAACAGCGATGTCAGCTGCGATGATTTTATTGAATGAAGCGAGCGTTCTATATACGTTTTACGCTCCTTTAAAAGCGCATTGGATCTTCTATCTTGGCCTGACCTTTGTTGTGGTCGGAAGCTGGCTTGATGGTTTCTCCCAAGTGGCTAAATACGTGGAGTGGTGCAAGAAGCATCCGAAGCAGCCAAGTCCGCTGTTTACCTTTATGGCCGTCATCAATGTCGCTCTGTGGTTTGTAGCTACGCTTGGCGTGGCGGCGGAAGTGCTGTTTCAATTATTGCCATGGTCTTTAGGATGGGTGGAGCGCGTGGATGTACTGATCAGCAGGACACTCTTCTGGTATTTCGGACATCCGCTTGTATACTTTTGGCTTCTGCCGGCTTACATGTGCTGGTATGTGATTATTCCGAAAGTCGTTGGCGGAAAAATTTTCTCTGATTCGCTGGCGCGGCTGTCCTTTATACTGTTTTTATTATTCTCCATTCCAGTTGGCTTTCATCACCAGCTGACTGAGCCTGGGATTGATCCTTTCTGGAAATTCCTTCAGGTTACCTTGACATTTATGGTCGTGATTCCGTCTTTAATGACTGCTTTCAGCCTATTTGCATCCTTTGAACTGTACGGCCGGTCTCGCGGAGCAAAAGGTGTGTTTGGCTGGTTTAAAATGCTGCCTTGGCGGGATGCCCGCTTTGTTGTTCCTTTTATCGGCATGGTTGCGTTTATCCCTGCGGGTGCCGGCGGTTTGATCAACGCATCAAACCAAATGAACCAAGTGGTGCATAATACCGTTTGGGTAACCGGCCACTTTCACTTAACATTGGCGACTTCAGTTGTGTTAACCTTTTTCGGAATCGCTTACTGGCTCGTTCCTCATCTAACCGGCCGCGTATTAACGCCGACAATGAACAGGCTTGCCATCGTTCAAGCATTTACGTGGGCGCTGGGAATGCTGATTATGTCTGGAGCGATGCATTGGGCCGGTTTATTAGGAGCACCGCGCCGTTCTGCATTCTCTACTTACGGGGACGCGCCACAAGCCTTAGAATGGATTCCTTATCAAATCGCTCAGGCCGTTGGAGGTACAATTCTTTTTTTGGGCATCATCCTCGTCCTTATCATCTTTGTCAATCTGGCTTGGCTGGCTCCTAAAGGGGAGGAAGAATTTCCAATCGGCGAAGTGGAAAAGAATGCCGAGCCAACTCCAATGGTGCTTGAAAATTGGAAAATCTGGATGACGTTAACAATCGCACTGATTCTAATCGCATATACAATACCGGTAATGGATATGTTTGAATCAGGTCCGCTCGGATCAAAAGGGTTTAAATTATGGTAA
- a CDS encoding cytochrome c oxidase assembly protein: MSGHVMDSYGWFTFGWGGYLAALILLAILYVRLLASGKYEISSKQRFCFFLSAVLVCLIKGNPLAAAAADRLFSIYVLELMILLFVVPPLWILSLPAEYLRSFFWSYRMRRMLQIMTHPWLTVFLFHVALSVYFIPAVFNVLHTYPVLAAAFEIFLLICSLLTWWTIISPLPEMTRLSESIRVLYVFIASILLMPIGIYLLVSGHPHYEMYASGQQLLPALSAVGDQQLGGGVLKAVQLTSYGIALFILISKWAKREEEPDDDFPYYPGETFDYPHKK, translated from the coding sequence GTGAGCGGACATGTCATGGATTCATATGGCTGGTTTACGTTTGGATGGGGAGGATATCTCGCGGCGCTTATCCTGCTGGCTATTTTATATGTCAGATTGCTGGCTTCGGGAAAATATGAAATCAGCAGCAAACAGCGCTTTTGCTTCTTCTTATCCGCGGTCTTGGTATGCTTGATCAAAGGAAATCCGCTGGCTGCTGCGGCGGCGGACCGCTTATTCAGCATTTATGTTCTGGAGTTGATGATCCTGTTGTTTGTTGTGCCGCCGCTGTGGATTTTGAGTTTGCCGGCAGAGTATCTTAGATCGTTTTTCTGGTCGTATCGGATGAGAAGGATGCTGCAGATTATGACCCATCCTTGGCTGACGGTGTTTTTGTTTCATGTTGCTTTATCTGTCTACTTTATTCCAGCTGTTTTCAACGTGCTGCATACTTATCCGGTTTTAGCAGCCGCTTTTGAGATCTTCTTGCTCATATGTTCATTGCTTACATGGTGGACGATTATCTCTCCGCTGCCGGAAATGACCCGCTTATCTGAATCCATCAGAGTGCTGTATGTATTTATAGCGTCGATTTTGCTAATGCCTATAGGCATTTATTTGCTGGTTTCCGGTCACCCGCATTACGAAATGTACGCTTCTGGCCAGCAGCTGCTTCCGGCTTTATCGGCGGTAGGCGATCAGCAATTAGGGGGTGGAGTGCTGAAAGCAGTGCAACTGACATCTTACGGAATCGCGCTGTTTATCCTGATCTCGAAATGGGCGAAGAGAGAGGAAGAACCCGACGATGATTTTCCGTATTACCCTGGTGAAACATTTGATTATCCCCACAAGAAATAA
- a CDS encoding isoprenylcysteine carboxyl methyltransferase family protein translates to MFFFLFFSFLVIQRIGELVYAKRNERWMKRRGAQEFGASHYPLIVLLHASFFIALWIEVQWKQMQLHPLWPLIFCVFLVLQMIRLWTISSLGRYWNTKILVLKHEKAVNKGPFKYVRHPNYLVVTGELILIPLMFQAYGTLVLYFILNQMMLAIRIPVEEKALNQWTDYSEAFTKR, encoded by the coding sequence ATGTTCTTTTTTTTATTCTTTAGTTTTTTAGTCATTCAGCGAATTGGCGAACTAGTCTATGCTAAAAGAAATGAGCGGTGGATGAAGCGGCGGGGGGCACAAGAATTCGGCGCCAGCCATTATCCCTTGATCGTGCTGCTGCATGCCAGTTTCTTTATTGCTTTATGGATAGAAGTTCAATGGAAGCAAATGCAGCTCCATCCGCTCTGGCCGCTTATCTTTTGCGTTTTTCTTGTGCTGCAAATGATTCGGCTTTGGACAATTTCATCGCTGGGCCGCTACTGGAATACGAAGATCCTTGTGCTGAAGCATGAGAAAGCGGTCAACAAGGGGCCGTTTAAATATGTCAGACACCCTAATTACTTGGTGGTCACCGGCGAACTGATTTTAATCCCGCTGATGTTCCAAGCATATGGAACGCTTGTTTTATATTTTATTTTGAATCAGATGATGCTAGCCATTCGCATTCCAGTAGAAGAAAAAGCATTAAACCAATGGACCGATTACAGCGAGGCATTTACGAAAAGGTAA
- a CDS encoding NDxxF motif lipoprotein gives MKRLFFSFLFLITLTACSEDEMIDQTADEKTSIQNVEITDKIFSSEKQNQEINEEELKLSIKTYLDSHTKLDQASYPFQDILDEGEKLTKNQLEQLAEITKLIKQNDENFSSYIAHNTLPEGYREETKRISRYITTYNTFLAELDEVLVELDEDLGNGKFPKVNIQPLIDQSKIVNGREQQKIEDFLNEKNIKTIAFK, from the coding sequence ATGAAAAGATTATTTTTTAGTTTTTTATTTCTTATCACTTTAACGGCATGTTCAGAGGATGAAATGATTGATCAGACAGCAGACGAAAAAACTTCTATACAGAATGTGGAAATCACTGATAAAATTTTTAGTTCTGAAAAACAAAATCAAGAAATTAATGAAGAAGAGTTAAAATTAAGCATCAAAACATATTTAGACAGTCATACTAAGTTAGATCAAGCGAGTTATCCTTTTCAAGATATACTAGATGAAGGAGAAAAACTGACTAAAAATCAATTAGAACAATTGGCTGAAATCACCAAATTAATCAAACAAAATGATGAGAATTTTTCCAGTTACATAGCCCACAATACGTTGCCAGAAGGTTATCGAGAAGAAACGAAAAGAATTAGCCGATACATTACTACGTATAATACATTTCTTGCTGAACTAGATGAGGTGTTAGTTGAATTAGATGAAGATCTCGGCAATGGTAAATTTCCAAAAGTGAACATTCAACCACTCATCGATCAATCAAAAATCGTTAATGGTAGAGAACAGCAAAAAATAGAAGACTTCCTAAATGAAAAAAATATTAAAACAATAGCTTTTAAATAG
- a CDS encoding cytochrome c oxidase subunit II, whose protein sequence is MHIHRYEKWWLTFGIASLVVFLVILGISAFHQGHQPPSAKAIINYEQVDKVEPFNKPGLHKVEGKNWDYELVVVASAFFYNPGEVEVPAGSKVKIIATTKDVVHGFEVAGTNINMMLEPGYISEYVTTFEKPGEYLVVCNEYCGSGHHTMKSMFKVVEKE, encoded by the coding sequence ATGCATATTCATCGTTATGAAAAATGGTGGCTGACATTCGGGATTGCTTCTCTTGTTGTATTCTTAGTTATTTTAGGGATAAGCGCCTTTCACCAGGGGCATCAGCCTCCTAGTGCTAAAGCAATTATTAATTATGAGCAAGTGGATAAAGTTGAACCTTTTAACAAGCCGGGTCTGCACAAGGTTGAAGGAAAGAACTGGGATTATGAACTAGTGGTCGTGGCTTCTGCCTTTTTCTACAATCCTGGTGAAGTGGAAGTTCCAGCTGGATCAAAAGTAAAAATTATTGCGACAACCAAGGATGTCGTACACGGATTTGAGGTAGCGGGAACAAATATTAACATGATGCTCGAACCCGGATATATCAGCGAGTATGTGACAACATTTGAAAAACCCGGCGAATATTTAGTGGTGTGCAACGAATATTGCGGTTCCGGACATCACACAATGAAATCTATGTTTAAGGTGGTTGAAAAAGAATGA